Sequence from the Desulfovibrio sp. TomC genome:
AATTGTGTTCGCTGCCCGCATGGCCGGGGCTGATGAATTCATTCAGACCCTGACCAATGGCTATGACACGCCACTGTACGAGGGTGGTTCCAACCTCTCCGGCGGCCAACGCCAGCGAGTTTCCATTGCTCGGGCTCTTTTAACCCAGCCCTCCATCCTCATCCTCGACGAGGCCACGAGCGCCCTTGACGCCGAGTCCGAAGCCATTATTCAAGCTAACCTGACGGCTATTGCCAATAATCGGACCATGCTCATTGTCAGCCACCGTCTGTCCATGTTGACCATGTGCCATTCCATTATCGTCCTGGAAAAGGGGCAGCTGATTGGTAACGCTCCGCATGAGGAGCTGTTGCGCACCTGTCCGCTATATGCTGACCTGTGGTACAAGCAGAACCGTCATATTCTCGGCGCATTGCAGGCCCAGGGGCTGAATCAGCCGGGTTAGACGTCGATCCGGTCTTCCTTTCAATTGCACTTGCAGGTTCGGAACGAATGAGACGGGCAGAGGTCTGCAGTTGCAGATAGACGCAGAAACCCAAGACAATGTGGGCCCAGGTGCACGGTCGGTCACAAGGATTTGGTCTTTGCGCGTCCGGTATTCCTCCAAGTGGGGTCAGCCGGGTGGGGAAAAGGGACTCGTCACTGCATCGGCAGTTTCATGACAAAAAGACTGAGCGATCCGTCTTCATCACGAAAGACATTGCCGGTCAGGGTGACGGTCTGGCCCTTGAATTTTTTGTGGAAGGCTTCTTCCTGCTCCAGCGTCACCTCTTCCGGGGTGAGCACCATATAGCTAACGCCCTGGTCCGTGGTCAAAAGCAGACCGTCGCTATAGTCGTCTTCAATCACGCCGCTGATGGATACGCCGGATTTCAGCGGTTTGATATCGTCTTCCCCGGCAGCTGCGGCAGAGTTGCTGCCGGTGGCGACCACCAACAGGGCCACGACCAGCAGCCAGACCAGGGGAGCCAGGGGCAGGGGGATGCGATAGAAGTATGTCATGCCGTCTCCGCGCAGCCAAATCTAGAGGGTACACCATCCGGGCCGGCGCGCATGGCCCGGACGACTTGCCTTTATACTGGAATTCCCCGGTCGGCAATCATCATGAAGTGACCAGAATGCCTTGCCAAAATCCACGCAGACGCAGTATGTCGGCCCATACTGGATCGGAGGTCTGATGGTTGCTGATGCGTGTGTGACCCTGGCCGGTCTGCTGCGGCGCAATGCCGGGCAGCGCGGCGGCCGGGCGGCGGTGGCGGCTGGCGAGGCGACCGTGACCCACGAGGCCTTGGCCGAAGCGTCCTTGCGCGCGGCCGGCGGCCTGGGCGAACTGGGCCTCTCCCCCGGGGAGCGGCTGGCTGTGTTTGCCCGCAAGACCCCGGCGGCGGTGACGGCCTTTCTGGCGGCAGCCTGCGCCGGGGGCGTGTTTTTCCCGGTCGATCCCAACCAGCCGTCGGCCGTGACCCGGGACATTTTGGCCCGGCTGACCCCGGCCGTCATGGTCGTGGCCGCCGAATTCCTGCCGGTCCTAGCCGCCCTCTATCCGGCCGGGCCGCCCTTTGCCCTGGTGGTCTGCGACGGCCCGGCCCCGCCCGGCCTGCCGAGCCTGGCCGAACTGGCCGCCGGTCCCCTGCCGGCCACGCTGCCCGAGGTCGGCCCGGATGATCCGGTCTATCTGAATTTCACCTCCGGCACGACCGGCGCGCCCAAGGGCGCGGTGACGACGCTTACAAACCTGATCGCCAACACCACCGCGGCCAACGAGGCCTTCGGCCTCACCCCGGACGACGTACACCTGTGCATGATGCCGGTTTTCGTCCATCCCCACGAGACGCTCCTGCGCCCGCTGCTTCTGGGCGGCGCCATGGTCCTTTGCGACCGCGTCTCGGCCCGGGCCGTGGCCGAGGCCTGCAGCCGCCATCAGGTGACGGCGCTGATGGCCGTGGCCGCCATCTACGAGACGCTTTTGCGCCAGCCGGCCGGGCCGGGAAGTCCGCTGGGGAGCGTGCGCATCGCCGAGTCCGGCGGCATGCACGTGCCCTCGGCCCTGGCCGCCGGGCTGCGCCGGCGTTTTGGCCTGGATATTTTGCCGGTCTGGGGCAGCACCGAGACCACCGGCGTGGCCCTGGCCAACCGGCCGGGCGAGGCCTATGCGCCGTGCTGCCTGGGGCGGCCGGTGGCCGGCTACGACGTCCGGGTGGTGCGCGAGAGCGGCGAACCCTGCGCCCCGGGCGAACCCGGCGAACTGGTCGTTTCGGGGCCGGGCGTGTGTCCGGGCTATTTCGGCGAGACGGGGCAACCGGAATTTCGCCTTTTCGGCGGCCGGTTTCGCACCGGCGACGAGGTCTTTTTCGACGGCTCCGGGCGCTATTTCTTTGCCGGCCGGCAATCCATGCTGCTCAAAGTCGGCGGCATGAAGGTGTTTCCGGTCGAGATTGAGGAAGCCTTGCGCCAGCACCCGGATGTGGCCGAGGCCGTGGTCATTCCGGTGGCCGACGACCTGCGCGGCGAAGCGGCCAAGGCCGTGGTTGCGCCACGGGACGGGGCCACGCTGACGGCTGGCCAGCTGCGCCGGTTTCTCTCCCAACGCCTGCACCGCCTGAAAATGCCCCGCGTCATCGAAATCCGTGACGCCCTGCCCCGAACCCCTGGAGGAAAAATCGCATGGCGCGCCCTCGTGTCGGATTAGCCCACGGGATCGTGGGCGAGGCCCCGGACGCCTTTACCGCCGCCGGTCTGGCCGCCGTGACCGCTCTCGTCGCCCGGGCCATTGCTGCGGCCGGTTGCGACCTGCCGGCCCTCGTTGGCGGCAAGTCCGTGCTTCTAAAGCCCAATCTGGTGCGCCCCAATCCCAACAGCCCGCGCTCGGTGGTCACGGACGAGCGGGTCATCCTGGCCGCCATTGATCTGGTGCGGGCAGCCGGGGCGCGCGTGGTCCGGGTGGGCGACAATCCGGGCTACGGCCTGTCGCTTTTTGCGGCCATGGCCGGCATGACGGACTTTACCCGGCGGCTGGCCGAACACGGGGCCGAGCTGGTCCACTTTGACGCCGCCGACCCGGTGGCCGTGCCCAATCCAACGGCCCTGCTTTTTGACCCGGTGCCCCTGCCGCGCGTGCTCCTTGAGGCTGACGTCTACATCAATATCCCC
This genomic interval carries:
- a CDS encoding class I adenylate-forming enzyme family protein; amino-acid sequence: MVADACVTLAGLLRRNAGQRGGRAAVAAGEATVTHEALAEASLRAAGGLGELGLSPGERLAVFARKTPAAVTAFLAAACAGGVFFPVDPNQPSAVTRDILARLTPAVMVVAAEFLPVLAALYPAGPPFALVVCDGPAPPGLPSLAELAAGPLPATLPEVGPDDPVYLNFTSGTTGAPKGAVTTLTNLIANTTAANEAFGLTPDDVHLCMMPVFVHPHETLLRPLLLGGAMVLCDRVSARAVAEACSRHQVTALMAVAAIYETLLRQPAGPGSPLGSVRIAESGGMHVPSALAAGLRRRFGLDILPVWGSTETTGVALANRPGEAYAPCCLGRPVAGYDVRVVRESGEPCAPGEPGELVVSGPGVCPGYFGETGQPEFRLFGGRFRTGDEVFFDGSGRYFFAGRQSMLLKVGGMKVFPVEIEEALRQHPDVAEAVVIPVADDLRGEAAKAVVAPRDGATLTAGQLRRFLSQRLHRLKMPRVIEIRDALPRTPGGKIAWRALVSD